The Trueperaceae bacterium genomic interval ACCAAGGCGCGCAACGCAGTGGCCACGGCGCGGGCGCTGGTCGAGCGCCACGGCGGCGAGGTGCCCGCCACGATGGCCGACCTCGTGGCGCTGCCGGGCGTGGGGCGCAAGACCGCGAACGTCGTCCTCGCCAACGCCTTCGGCCAGCACACCATCGCCGTCGACACCCACGTCGGCCGCCTGGCCCGCCGCCTCGGCTTCTCGACCAACACGGTGCCGGACAAGGTCGAGGCGGACCTCCAACGCCTCTTCCCGCCGGACCAGTGGGTGTTCCTCCACCACGCCCTGATCCTGCACGGCCGCCGAATCTGCACCGCGCGCCGGCCCGCCTGCGAGGCCTGCCCGCTGTGCCCGCACTGC includes:
- the nth gene encoding endonuclease III, giving the protein MPRESLRAKRERGQRVLDLLRELYPDARTELRFQTPFQLLIATLLSAQATDVSVNAATPALFAAYPDAFALAAATPEEVEPYIRTIGLYRTKARNAVATARALVERHGGEVPATMADLVALPGVGRKTANVVLANAFGQHTIAVDTHVGRLARRLGFSTNTVPDKVEADLQRLFPPDQWVFLHHALILHGRRICTARRPACEACPLCPHCPSCGKVGVPARRPRRAPRRTRQG